In Pectobacterium actinidiae, the DNA window GATAACGGAACATGGCCTGTGGATCGCTTTCGTCTTTCAGTACCCAGTCGCGTAAAAAAGTATCGTGCGCCATCAGCGACGAAATAAAGATAGGTTTTAACAAATCCTGCTGGATTTCCGAATAAACGTTATCGCTGGTCAGTGGCAGGGTATTTTCTTCGATCTCTTCTTCCAGAGCTTCTTTAGCCACTTCATAACTGGTCCAGCTAATCACCAGAAAGGCGGCGAGCAGCATGGAGCCGAATATTATGATTGCGCGTGTTTTGTCCAGCCAGCGTGAGTGATTGATGAATCCAGTCTGCAAAATAATCTCCCCAGAGAATCATTGATGAGATAACTGAGTAAATCCCTGTGTTCACATAGAAATGGTGATGCAACGTTTTACTGGAATGACGTTATGGAACAGTGGGTATAGGAATCGCTGACTCGTAGAATTCAGTATAGTGGTTCCCGTGTGGAAGTATTAGCCACAGATTGCCGGAACGTAATGTTTTGTATTTTATTGTGGGCTTGTTAAAGCTCCCTTGCCGGTTTGATTATCCCTATGGTTAGATTTAATCAATCAATGATGTTGGTGGATGACGATGAGCCATTATTCAGCAGCGAAGGAATCAGGCCCAACAGCGCTTTTATTTATTAATAAACATGCGCGTAACGGTGATTCCTCCGCTCGCTATGTGAAAGAATTATTACAACAAAGCCAGATCAGCATCGTCGAACCGGATGAAAAAGACACGGGGTCGTGCAGCGATATCATACGTGCGTATGCGGATCGGGTGGATTTTGTGATTATCGGCGGTGGCGATGGCACGCTGAATGCAGCCGCCCCTGGCCTGGTGGATACGGGATTGCCGTTGGGCGTGCTGCCATTAGGGACGGCGAATGACTTTGCCCGTACGGTGGGGATCCCCAGAGAAATTCGGCAGGCCGTGCAGGTTATCGCTAACGGGCAGCGGCGCGCCGTTGATTTGGGGGAGGTCAACGGGCATCTATTTTTTAACGTTTCCAGTATTGGGTTTTCTGCTGCATTGGCGCGCGGGCTGTCGGCGAAATCCAAGAAACGATGGGGAACATTAGGCTATGCGCTGGCGGCCTTTAAGCTCTTGAAACAAAGTCGTCCTTTTCGCGTGGAAATTGAGCATGACGGTATCAAAGAGCGCGTGAGAACGGTACAGGTGTCGGTGGGAAACGGGCGTTTCTACGGCGGTGGCATGGCGGTAGCGGACAGTGCTGCGCCTGATGATGGTCGACTGGATGTCTATAGCCTGGAGGTTTCTCATTGGTGGGAAATGGTGGCACTGATTCCTTTTATCCGCAAGGGAACGCATGGTCGCTGGCGCAAAGTCCGCGCTTTTTCCGCCAGAGAACTGACGTTGAGTACCTCAAAGCCGCACGACATCAATGCCGACGGCGAGCTGATTGGCAAAACGCCAGCGGTATTCGGGATCAGAGAAAAGGCGATTCAGGTTTTTGCGCCACCGGTGCCTGATTAAAGTTTGAACGCAAAACAAACAGGGACACCGCATGGTGTCCCTGTTTGTTTATCAAGAATGAATCAGCGGATTATTTAAATACGCGGAAACGCTCTTCAAAGGAAATATAAGTTTTCTCACCAGCGGGTTGCTCGATTGAGCCAAATGGCATTTGAGCACGCAGCTTCCAACTGGCTGGCAGATTCCACTGTGCTTTAACATCATCGTCGATCAGGGGATTGTAGTGCTGGAGCGAGGCACCAATTTTTTCCTGCGCCAGCGTAGACCACACGGCAAACTGAGCAATTCCGGTTGAATGTTCAGACCAGACTGGGAAGTTATCGGCATAAAGCGCGAATTTTTCCTGTAGTGCCTCAATCACGGCGGTGTCTTCAAAGAACAGGACGGTACCCGCGCCAGCGGCAAAGGACGCCAGTTTGCTTTCTGTTGGGGCGAAAGCGTCCGCCGGTACAATTTTCTTCAGTTGCTGTTTAACAATATCCCACAGTTTGTGATGCTGCTCGCCGAACAGAATCACAACGCGTGAGCTTTGTGAATTAAAAGAGGAGGGGCTTTCATTAACGGCTTCGGTAATGAGGGCGGTAACCTGATCTTCTGATATCGGTAATTTATCGCCGATGGCATAGATTGAACGACGGGCCTTGATTGACTGCAAAAAAGCATTACTCATGGTGTGTTCCTCAGTTTACGTTATAACTTACCTTGATACTGTGTCACTGATGTTCGCCGTATTCAATGGCTTATCGTGCCGGATGCCAATCTTCCCACTTTCTGCTTTATCCGCCACAGATTTCGCAGTGCGGATTTTTCGGCAGCATTATTTCGCGAAATTGCAGCGTCATCGCATCGAACATCAGCAGCCTTCCTGTGGTCAGCCTGCCGTAACCGGTCAACAGCTTAATGGCTTCCATCGCCT includes these proteins:
- a CDS encoding lipid kinase; amino-acid sequence: MTMSHYSAAKESGPTALLFINKHARNGDSSARYVKELLQQSQISIVEPDEKDTGSCSDIIRAYADRVDFVIIGGGDGTLNAAAPGLVDTGLPLGVLPLGTANDFARTVGIPREIRQAVQVIANGQRRAVDLGEVNGHLFFNVSSIGFSAALARGLSAKSKKRWGTLGYALAAFKLLKQSRPFRVEIEHDGIKERVRTVQVSVGNGRFYGGGMAVADSAAPDDGRLDVYSLEVSHWWEMVALIPFIRKGTHGRWRKVRAFSARELTLSTSKPHDINADGELIGKTPAVFGIREKAIQVFAPPVPD
- a CDS encoding nitroreductase family protein; this encodes MSNAFLQSIKARRSIYAIGDKLPISEDQVTALITEAVNESPSSFNSQSSRVVILFGEQHHKLWDIVKQQLKKIVPADAFAPTESKLASFAAGAGTVLFFEDTAVIEALQEKFALYADNFPVWSEHSTGIAQFAVWSTLAQEKIGASLQHYNPLIDDDVKAQWNLPASWKLRAQMPFGSIEQPAGEKTYISFEERFRVFK